Below is a window of Leifsonia sp. NPDC080035 DNA.
GACACCGACCCGTGCGGCCGAGCTCCGTGCGGTGCTCGCCGGCCATCCCTACGTGCTTGTGATCGAGGACGACCACTTCTCGATGCTGTCGCAGCGCCCGTACGAGTCCCTGATCGGACCCGGCCACCGCCGGTTCGCGCTCGTGCGGTCGGTCTCGAAGTTCCTCGGGCCGGACATGTGCCTCGCGGTCGCCGCGACCGATCCGGAGACCGCGGAGCGGCTGGCGTTCCGGCTGAGCCCCGGCACGACGTGGGTGAGCCACGTGCTGCAGCGACTCGTGCTTGCGCAGCTCACGGACGAGACGGTGCTGGATCAGGTCGCCGCCGCCGGCCGGCACTACGCCGAACGGAACGCCGCGTTCGCCGCGCTGCTGGCGGACCGGGGGCTCCCGGCGGAGGCCGCCGACGGACTCAACCTCTGGGTTGCGCTGCCGGTGGAGGCGCGCGTCGTCGCCGAGCGGCTGATGCGGCGGGGCTGGCTCGCCCGCACCGGCGACGAGTTCCTCCTGGGCGAGCACGCCGCGCCATCGCACCACCTCCGGCTGACGGTCCACGACCTCACCGACGAGGAGACGACGCGACTGGTGGACGACCTCGCCGAGGCGTCCGGCACCGTGCCGGCGGACCCGCGGCAGGCGGCGGTCCCGCGAGATGAAAGGATGTACGGATGAAGATCCTCTCGATCCAGTCCGCGGTCGCCTACGGTCACGTCGGCAACTCCGCCGCCGTCTTCCCGCTGCAGCGCATCGGCGTCGAGGTGCTGCCCGTCTACACGGTGAACTTCTCGAATCACACCGGCTACGGCGCGTGGCGCGGGCCGCTGATCGCCCCCGACGACGTGCGCGACGTGATCACGGGCATCGAGGAGCGCGGAGTGCTCGGCCAGGTGGACGCGGTCCTCTCCGGCTACCAGGGCAGCGAGGGCATCGGCGACGTCATCATCGACGCCGTCGCCCGCGTGAAGGCGGCCAACCCGGACGCGGTCTACGCGTGCGATCCGGTGATGGGCAACGCCAAGTCCGGCTGCTTCGTCGCCCCGGCCATCCCCGTGCTGCTGCGCGAGCGCGTCGTGCCGGTCGCCGACATCATCACGCCGAACCAGTTCGAGCTCGGCTTCCTCACCGAGACCGAGCCGGACACCCTCGAGACCACCCTGGATTCGGTGGATGCGGCCCGCGCGATGGGGCCGCGCACCGTCCTCGTCACGAGCGTGGAGCGTCCAGACCGCCCGGAGGGCACGATCGAGATGCTCGCCGTGGACGACGCGGGCGCGTGGATCGTGCAGACCCCGCACCTGCCGATGAAGGCGAACGGGTCCGGTGACGTCACCGCCGCCCTGTTCACGGCCCACTACGTCCGGACCGGCGACGCGGCGCTCGCGCTCCGCAAGACCGTGTCCAGCGTCTTCGACCTGCTGACCCGCACGCTGGAGTCGGGCGAGCGCGAGCTGCAGCTGGTGGAGTCGCAGGAGTCCTACGCGCACCCGCGCGAGCAGTTCGAGGTGCGCCAGGTCCGCTGACCCGGGGCACGCCGGCTTGCAGGCCGCCGAGCACAGAGAAAGTGTCGCGTTTCCGGCGGAAACGCGACACTTTTCCTGTGCTCGGCGGCTCTGGTGGCGCCTAGCGCGGCCAGGCGTTCGCGATGGACGCGCGGACCTCGCCGAGCAGCTGCGGCAGCGCCTTCGTCCGCGCGATGATCGGGAAGAAGTTCGCATCCTGGGCCCAGCGCGGCACGATGTGCTGGTGCAGGTGAGCGGAGATTCCCGCTCCGGCGACCGCACCCTGGTTCATGCCGATGTTGAACCCGTCGTTGTTCGACACCTCGCGGATGACGCGCATCGCGGTCTGCGTCATGCTGCCGATCTCGGCGACCTCCTCCGGCGTCGCCTCGTCGTAGGTGGCGATGTGGCGGTACGGGCAGACGAGCAGGTGGCCGCTGTTGTACGGGAACAGGTTGAGCAGCGCGTACGCGTGCGTCCCGCGGGCGACGATCAGCGCATCCTCGTCGCTCATGCTCGGCGCGACGCAGAACGGGCAGCCCTCGTGACCGGGGTCCGCCTGCTGGATGTAGACCATCCGGTGCGGGGTCCACAGCCGCTGGAACTCGTCCGGAACCCCGACCAGGTACGACGGGTCGTCGACGCGGACCGGACCGTCGGCCCCGTTCGCGCCGACCCCGTCGGTGCCCTCGCTCAGGCCGGCCATGCCGTGTCGACCAGCTCGTGGGTCTCGATGCTGGCGACGATCCGGTCGATCGCCTCATCCACGGCGACACCGTTGAGCTGCGTGCCGTCGCGGAAGCGGAAGCTGACCGTGCCGGCCGACGCGTCCTCCTCGCCCACGATGAGCTGGAAGGGGACCTTGGCCTTGGTGTGCGTGCGGATCTTCTTCTGCATCCGGTCGTCGGAGTGGTCCACCTCGGCACGCACGCCGCGGGCCCTCAGCCGTGCGATCACGTCGTCGAGGAACGGCGCGTACGCGTCCGCGACCGGGATGCCGACCACCTGCACCGGCGACAGCCACACCGGGAACGCGCCAGCGTAGTGCTCCAGAAGGATCGCGAAGAACCGCTCGATCGACCCGAGCAGCGCCCGGTGGATCATCGCCGGCTGCTTGCGCGTCCCGTCCGCCGCGTTGTACTCCAGCTCGAACAGTTCCGGCTGGTTGAAGTCCAGCTGGACCGTCGACAGCTGCCAGGTGCGGCCGATCGCGTCGCGCGCCTGGACCGAGATCTTCGGGCCGTAGAACGCCGCACCGCCCGGGTCTGCTACGAGCTCCAGCCCGGACTCGACGGCCA
It encodes the following:
- the pdxY gene encoding pyridoxal kinase PdxY, whose translation is MKILSIQSAVAYGHVGNSAAVFPLQRIGVEVLPVYTVNFSNHTGYGAWRGPLIAPDDVRDVITGIEERGVLGQVDAVLSGYQGSEGIGDVIIDAVARVKAANPDAVYACDPVMGNAKSGCFVAPAIPVLLRERVVPVADIITPNQFELGFLTETEPDTLETTLDSVDAARAMGPRTVLVTSVERPDRPEGTIEMLAVDDAGAWIVQTPHLPMKANGSGDVTAALFTAHYVRTGDAALALRKTVSSVFDLLTRTLESGERELQLVESQESYAHPREQFEVRQVR
- a CDS encoding HIT domain-containing protein, with protein sequence MAGLSEGTDGVGANGADGPVRVDDPSYLVGVPDEFQRLWTPHRMVYIQQADPGHEGCPFCVAPSMSDEDALIVARGTHAYALLNLFPYNSGHLLVCPYRHIATYDEATPEEVAEIGSMTQTAMRVIREVSNNDGFNIGMNQGAVAGAGISAHLHQHIVPRWAQDANFFPIIARTKALPQLLGEVRASIANAWPR